In Fusobacterium canifelinum, a genomic segment contains:
- the metK gene encoding methionine adenosyltransferase, with product MKKFTYFTSEFVSPGHPDKVSDQISDAVLDACLKDDPNSRVACEVFCTTGLVVVGGEITTSTYIDVQDIVRKKIDEIGYRPGMGFDSNCGTLSCIHAQSPDIAMGVDIGGAGDQGIMFGGAIRETEELMPLALVLSREILVKLTNMMKSNEIEWARPDQKSQVTLAYDENGKVDHVDSIVVSVQHDEDVSHDEIEKTVIEKVVKPVLEKYNLSSENIKYYINPTGRFVIGGPHGDTGVTGRKIIVDTYGGYFRHGGGAFSGKDPSKVDRSAAYAARWVAKNIVAAELADKCEIQLSYAIGVPKPVSIKVDTFGTSKVDEDKISEAVSKVFDLSPRGIEKALELREGKFKYQDLAAFGHIGRTDIDTPWERLNKVDELKKVINL from the coding sequence ATGAAAAAGTTTACATACTTTACTTCTGAATTTGTTTCACCAGGACATCCAGATAAAGTTTCAGATCAAATATCAGATGCAGTATTAGATGCATGTTTAAAAGATGATCCTAATTCAAGAGTTGCTTGTGAAGTTTTTTGTACTACTGGATTAGTTGTTGTTGGAGGAGAAATAACAACATCAACATATATTGATGTGCAAGATATAGTTAGAAAAAAAATTGATGAGATTGGTTATAGACCTGGAATGGGATTTGATTCTAACTGTGGTACTTTAAGTTGTATCCATGCTCAATCACCTGATATTGCTATGGGAGTAGATATTGGTGGAGCAGGAGATCAAGGTATAATGTTTGGTGGAGCTATTAGAGAAACAGAAGAACTTATGCCATTAGCACTTGTATTATCAAGAGAAATCTTGGTAAAACTTACTAATATGATGAAAAGTAATGAAATTGAATGGGCAAGACCTGACCAAAAGTCACAAGTTACATTAGCTTATGATGAAAATGGAAAAGTTGACCATGTTGATTCTATTGTTGTATCAGTGCAACATGATGAAGATGTTAGTCATGATGAAATTGAAAAAACAGTTATAGAAAAAGTGGTTAAACCTGTTTTAGAAAAATATAATTTAAGTTCTGAAAATATAAAATACTATATCAATCCTACTGGAAGATTTGTAATTGGAGGACCTCATGGAGATACAGGTGTTACAGGTAGAAAAATTATAGTTGATACTTATGGTGGATACTTTAGACATGGCGGAGGAGCTTTCTCTGGTAAAGACCCTTCAAAAGTTGATAGATCAGCGGCTTATGCTGCTAGATGGGTAGCTAAAAACATTGTTGCAGCAGAACTTGCAGATAAATGTGAAATTCAATTATCTTATGCAATAGGTGTTCCTAAACCTGTTTCAATTAAAGTAGATACTTTTGGAACTTCAAAAGTTGATGAAGATAAAATTTCAGAAGCTGTATCAAAAGTATTTGATTTATCTCCTAGAGGAATTGAAAAAGCTCTTGAATTGAGAGAAGGAAAATTTAAATATCAAGATTTAGCTGCCTTTGGACATATTGGAAGAACTGATATTGATACTCCTTGGGAAAGATTAAATAAAGTTGATGAATTAAAAAAAGTAATCAACTTATAG
- the atpA gene encoding F0F1 ATP synthase subunit alpha, producing MNIRPEEVSSIIKKEIDNYKKSLEIKTSGTVLEVGDGIARIFGLSNVMSGELLEFPHGVMGMALNLEEDNVGAVILGNASLIKEGDEVRATGKVVSVPAGENLLGRVINALGEPIDGKGEIRADKYMPIERKASGIIARQPVSEPLQTGIKSIDGMVPIGRGQRELIIGDRQTGKTAIAIDTIINQKGQDVKCIYVAIGQKRSTVAQIYKKLSDLGCMDYTIIVAATASEAAPLQYMAPYSGVAIGEYFMEKGEHVLIIYDDLSKHAVAYREMSLLLRRPPGREAYPGDVFYLHSRLLERAAKLSDELGGGSITALPIIETQAGDVSAYIPTNVISITDGQIFLESQLFNSGFRPAINAGISVSRVGGAAQIKAMKQVASKVKLELAQYTELLTFAQFGSDLDKATKAQLERGHRIMEILKQPQYHPFAVERQVISFYTVINGHLDDIEVSKVRSFEKELLEYLKANTNILTEIADKKALDKDLEEKLKESISNFKKSFN from the coding sequence TTGAATATTAGACCAGAAGAAGTAAGTTCTATTATAAAAAAAGAAATAGATAATTACAAAAAAAGTTTAGAAATAAAAACTTCTGGAACAGTTCTTGAAGTAGGAGATGGTATTGCAAGAATTTTTGGATTAAGTAATGTCATGTCTGGAGAACTTCTTGAATTTCCTCATGGAGTAATGGGAATGGCTCTGAATCTTGAAGAAGATAATGTTGGAGCTGTTATCCTTGGTAACGCCTCTCTTATAAAAGAGGGAGATGAAGTAAGAGCAACTGGTAAAGTTGTATCTGTTCCTGCTGGTGAAAATTTACTTGGTAGAGTAATCAATGCCTTAGGAGAACCTATTGATGGTAAAGGTGAAATTCGTGCTGATAAATATATGCCTATTGAAAGAAAAGCATCAGGTATCATAGCAAGACAACCAGTATCTGAACCTTTACAAACTGGTATTAAATCAATAGATGGTATGGTTCCTATTGGTAGAGGACAAAGAGAACTTATTATAGGTGATAGACAAACAGGTAAAACTGCAATAGCTATTGACACTATAATCAATCAAAAAGGACAAGATGTAAAATGTATCTATGTTGCAATAGGTCAAAAAAGATCTACTGTTGCTCAAATATATAAAAAATTAAGTGATTTAGGTTGTATGGATTATACAATAATTGTAGCTGCAACTGCATCTGAAGCAGCTCCTTTACAATATATGGCTCCTTACTCAGGTGTAGCTATTGGAGAATATTTTATGGAAAAAGGGGAACATGTTTTAATAATCTATGATGATTTATCTAAACATGCTGTTGCTTACAGAGAAATGTCTTTATTACTTAGAAGACCACCTGGACGTGAAGCTTATCCAGGAGATGTATTCTATTTACACTCAAGATTACTTGAAAGAGCTGCAAAACTTTCCGATGAATTAGGTGGAGGTTCTATAACTGCTCTACCAATTATTGAAACTCAAGCAGGAGATGTATCTGCATATATTCCTACTAACGTTATATCAATAACTGATGGACAAATATTCTTGGAATCTCAATTATTTAACTCTGGTTTCAGACCAGCAATAAATGCTGGAATATCAGTTTCAAGAGTTGGAGGAGCCGCTCAAATAAAAGCAATGAAACAAGTTGCATCAAAAGTTAAACTTGAACTTGCTCAATATACTGAACTTTTAACATTTGCTCAATTTGGTTCTGATCTTGATAAAGCAACAAAAGCTCAACTTGAAAGAGGACATAGAATAATGGAAATATTGAAACAACCTCAATATCATCCATTTGCAGTTGAAAGACAAGTTATATCTTTTTACACAGTTATAAATGGACATTTAGATGATATAGAAGTTTCTAAAGTTAGAAGTTTTGAAAAAGAATTACTTGAATATTTAAAAGCTAATACAAACATTCTAACTGAAATAGCTGATAAAAAAGCTTTGGATAAAGATTTAGAAGAAAAATTAAAAGAAAGCATTTCAAACTTTAAAAAGAGTTTTAACTAA
- the atpH gene encoding ATP synthase F1 subunit delta, with product MIKSQVGRRYSKAIFEIAEEKNQVKEIYEMLNSAMVLYRTDKEFKNFILNPLIDNEQKKSVLNEIFGKDNSENLNILLYILDKGRMNCIKYIVAEYLKIYYRKNRILDVKATFTKELTDEQKKKLIDKLSQKTGKEINLEIKVDKDILGGGIIKIGDKIIDGSIRRELDNWRKS from the coding sequence ATGATAAAATCACAAGTAGGAAGAAGATATTCTAAAGCAATTTTTGAAATTGCTGAAGAAAAAAATCAAGTTAAAGAAATCTATGAAATGTTAAATTCAGCTATGGTTCTTTATAGAACAGATAAAGAGTTTAAGAATTTTATTTTAAATCCTTTAATTGATAATGAACAAAAAAAATCAGTTTTAAATGAAATTTTTGGAAAAGATAATAGTGAAAATTTAAATATTTTATTATATATTTTAGATAAAGGAAGAATGAATTGCATAAAATATATAGTTGCTGAATATTTAAAAATCTATTATAGAAAGAATAGAATTTTAGATGTAAAAGCTACTTTTACAAAAGAATTAACTGATGAACAAAAGAAAAAACTTATTGATAAATTATCTCAAAAAACTGGAAAAGAAATCAATCTTGAAATAAAAGTTGATAAAGATATTCTAGGTGGTGGAATTATAAAAATAGGTGACAAAATCATTGATGGTTCTATCCGTAGAGAATTAGATAATTGGAGAAAAAGTTAA
- a CDS encoding branched-chain amino acid transaminase, translating to MINTEKIWMNGKLVGHDDANIHILSHVVHYGSSVFEGIRIYKTENGPAIFRLREHVKRLFDSAKIYRMEIPYTIEKFEQAIIETVKANKLEQGYIRPIAYRGYFELGVTPTRCPVDVAIAAWAWGAYLGEEALNKGIRVQVSSWRRPALNTLPSLAKAGGNYLSSQLIRLEALNNGYEEGIALDYLGNVSEGSGENLFVVLNGKLITPNLASSALGGITKDTVIQLAKKLGYEVVEQAIPRELLYICDELFLTGTAAEVTPVYSVDNIVVGNGDKTITKALQKEFFDLAHGRHELSEKFLTYVK from the coding sequence ATGATTAACACAGAAAAAATTTGGATGAATGGAAAATTAGTAGGGCATGATGATGCTAATATACATATATTGTCTCATGTAGTTCACTATGGTAGTTCAGTATTTGAAGGAATAAGAATTTATAAGACAGAAAATGGTCCTGCAATTTTTAGATTGAGAGAACATGTTAAAAGACTTTTTGACTCAGCAAAAATATACAGAATGGAAATTCCTTATACAATAGAAAAATTTGAACAAGCCATAATTGAAACTGTAAAAGCTAATAAGTTGGAACAAGGATATATCCGTCCAATAGCTTATCGTGGTTATTTTGAATTAGGTGTTACTCCAACAAGATGTCCAGTAGATGTTGCAATAGCTGCTTGGGCTTGGGGAGCATACCTAGGAGAAGAAGCTCTTAATAAAGGAATAAGAGTACAAGTTTCTAGTTGGAGAAGACCTGCTTTAAATACTTTACCTTCTCTTGCAAAAGCTGGAGGAAATTACTTAAGTTCTCAACTTATTAGATTGGAAGCTCTTAATAATGGATATGAAGAAGGAATAGCTCTTGACTATTTAGGAAATGTAAGTGAAGGGAGTGGAGAAAATTTATTCGTTGTTTTAAATGGTAAATTAATAACTCCAAACTTAGCCTCTTCTGCACTTGGTGGAATAACAAAAGATACAGTTATCCAACTTGCTAAAAAGTTAGGTTATGAAGTTGTAGAACAAGCTATACCAAGAGAGCTTTTATATATCTGTGATGAATTATTCTTAACTGGTACTGCTGCTGAAGTTACTCCTGTATATTCTGTTGATAATATAGTAGTTGGAAATGGAGATAAAACTATAACTAAAGCTTTACAAAAAGAATTCTTTGACCTTGCTCATGGTAGACATGAACTATCTGAAAAATTCTTAACATATGTAAAATAA
- the atpF gene encoding F0F1 ATP synthase subunit B, which produces MPIISIDYTFFWQIINFFLLLFIVKKYFKEPISKIINERKQKIEAELVEATKNKKEAEQLLKEAEAQINSSRKEATEIVKAAQRKAEEEAHNLIKEARENRENILKTTELEITKIKNDAKEELGKEVKNLAAELAEKIIKEKVDDAQEISLIDKFIAEVGEDK; this is translated from the coding sequence TTTCTTCTTTTGTTTATTGTAAAAAAATATTTTAAAGAACCTATATCAAAGATAATAAATGAAAGAAAGCAAAAAATAGAAGCTGAACTTGTTGAAGCAACTAAAAATAAAAAAGAAGCTGAACAACTTTTAAAAGAAGCTGAAGCTCAAATTAATTCTTCAAGAAAAGAGGCAACTGAAATAGTTAAAGCTGCTCAAAGAAAAGCAGAAGAAGAAGCTCATAATCTTATTAAAGAAGCTAGAGAAAATAGAGAAAATATTTTAAAAACAACAGAATTAGAAATCACAAAAATTAAAAATGATGCTAAAGAAGAGCTAGGGAAAGAAGTTAAAAATTTAGCTGCTGAACTTGCTGAAAAAATCATAAAAGAAAAAGTTGATGATGCTCAAGAAATCTCGCTTATAGATAAATTTATAGCAGAGGTAGGCGAAGATAAATGA
- the tnpB gene encoding IS200/IS605 family element RNA-guided endonuclease TnpB, protein MKTKIIKRAYKFRIYPTLEQISFFAKSFGCVRKVHNLMLDDRKKVYEEYKSTGIKTKYPTPAKYKEEYSYLKEVDSLALANAQLNLEKAYKNFLKNKDFGFPKYKCKSNPVQSYTTNNQNTIYIKDRYIKLPKLKSLVKIKLHRKIKGIIKSVTISKNGINHYFVSILCEEEIEEFAKTNKNIGIDLGIKEFTTMSDCTKVENLKLSKEYEKKLKREQRKLSRICKLAKDSNKKLSDSRNYQKQKKKVAKIHNKIRNKRKDFINKLSTKIINNHDIICIEDLNIKGMLKNHKLAKSISDVSWSEFRRQLEYKANWYGRKIVKVPIFYPSSKTCSSCGNIKETLKLSERIYHCECCGLEIDRDYNASINILRKGLEILKEEKVS, encoded by the coding sequence ATGAAGACTAAAATAATTAAAAGAGCATATAAATTTAGAATATACCCTACCTTAGAACAAATTAGCTTTTTTGCTAAGTCTTTTGGTTGTGTTAGAAAAGTTCATAACCTTATGTTAGATGATAGAAAGAAAGTTTATGAAGAATATAAATCAACAGGAATTAAAACTAAATATCCTACTCCTGCTAAATATAAAGAAGAATATTCTTATTTAAAAGAAGTAGATAGTTTAGCTCTTGCTAATGCACAATTAAATTTAGAAAAAGCCTATAAAAATTTTCTTAAGAATAAAGATTTTGGTTTTCCAAAATATAAATGTAAATCTAATCCAGTACAAAGTTATACTACAAATAATCAAAACACAATATATATTAAAGATAGATATATAAAACTTCCTAAATTAAAATCGCTAGTCAAAATTAAATTACATAGAAAAATAAAAGGTATAATCAAATCAGTGACAATAAGTAAAAATGGTATTAACCATTATTTTGTTTCAATATTATGTGAAGAAGAAATAGAAGAATTCGCAAAGACTAATAAAAATATTGGAATAGATTTAGGAATAAAAGAATTTACAACAATGAGTGACTGTACAAAAGTAGAAAATTTAAAGCTATCAAAAGAATACGAGAAAAAACTGAAAAGAGAACAAAGAAAACTATCAAGAATATGTAAACTTGCTAAAGATAGCAATAAAAAACTTTCAGATAGTAGGAATTATCAAAAACAAAAGAAAAAAGTAGCAAAAATACATAATAAAATTAGAAATAAAAGAAAAGACTTTATAAATAAGTTGAGTACAAAAATTATCAATAACCACGATATAATTTGTATAGAAGACTTAAATATAAAAGGAATGTTAAAAAATCACAAACTAGCAAAAAGTATATCAGATGTAAGTTGGAGTGAATTTAGAAGACAATTAGAGTATAAAGCAAATTGGTATGGAAGAAAGATTGTAAAAGTACCTATATTTTATCCAAGTAGTAAGACTTGTTCTAGTTGTGGAAATATAAAAGAAACTCTAAAATTATCAGAAAGAATATATCATTGTGAATGTTGTGGACTAGAAATAGATAGAGATTATAATGCAAGTATAAATATATTAAGAAAAGGTTTAGAAATATTAAAAGAAGAAAAAGTAAGTTAA
- the atpC gene encoding ATP synthase F1 subunit epsilon, with product MPSFNVSVVTQVKKILEQEAGYLRLRTSEGDIGILPNHAPFVAELSMGKMEIESPNKDRRDVYFLSGGFLEISDNQATVIADEIFPIEEINIENEETLVENLKKELEKVSNEEEKKKLQKKIKISLAKIDAINN from the coding sequence ATGCCTAGTTTTAATGTAAGTGTAGTAACACAAGTTAAAAAAATATTAGAACAAGAAGCAGGATATTTAAGACTTAGAACTTCTGAAGGAGATATAGGAATATTACCTAACCATGCTCCTTTTGTTGCAGAGCTTTCAATGGGTAAAATGGAAATTGAAAGTCCTAATAAAGATAGAAGAGATGTTTATTTTTTATCAGGTGGATTTTTAGAAATCTCTGATAACCAAGCAACAGTAATTGCTGATGAAATTTTTCCAATAGAAGAGATTAATATTGAAAATGAAGAAACTCTAGTTGAAAATTTAAAAAAAGAATTAGAGAAAGTTTCAAATGAAGAAGAAAAGAAAAAACTTCAAAAAAAAATAAAAATTTCTTTAGCAAAAATAGATGCTATAAATAACTAG
- a CDS encoding VOC family protein, which yields MKFHFLHENFNVLDLEKSIKFYDEALGLKVVREKFAEDGSYKIVYLGDSVTHFQLELTWLADRTEKYDLGDEEFHLAFEVDNYDEAFKKHTEMGCVVFVNEKIGIYFITDPDGYWLEILPPKK from the coding sequence ATGAAATTTCATTTTTTACATGAAAATTTTAATGTCTTAGACTTAGAAAAAAGTATAAAATTTTATGATGAAGCTCTTGGGCTAAAAGTTGTAAGAGAAAAATTTGCAGAAGATGGAAGCTATAAGATAGTCTATTTAGGTGATAGTGTAACTCATTTCCAATTAGAATTGACTTGGCTTGCTGATAGAACAGAAAAATATGATTTGGGTGATGAAGAATTCCATTTAGCTTTTGAAGTAGACAACTATGATGAAGCTTTTAAAAAGCATACAGAAATGGGTTGTGTTGTTTTTGTTAACGAAAAGATCGGAATATATTTTATAACAGACCCTGATGGATACTGGTTAGAAATCTTACCACCTAAAAAATAA
- the atpG gene encoding ATP synthase F1 subunit gamma produces the protein MPGMKEIKSRIKSVQSTRQITNAMEIVSTTKFKRYSKLVTESRPYEESMRKILGNIASGVKNEGHPLFDGRKEVKSIAIIVITSDRGLCGSFNSSTLKELEKLVERNKNKNISIIPFGKKAIDFIIKRNYDFSESFSKISPDEMNKIAGEISEEVVEKYNNHIYDEVYVIYNKFISALRYDLTCERIIPIARPEVELNSEYIFEPSTEYILSALLPRFINLQIYQAILNNTASEHSARKNSMSSATDNADEMIKTLNIKYNRNRQSAITQEITEIVGGASAL, from the coding sequence ATGCCTGGAATGAAAGAAATTAAGAGTAGAATTAAATCTGTTCAATCTACTCGTCAAATTACAAATGCTATGGAAATAGTTTCTACAACTAAATTTAAAAGATATTCAAAATTAGTTACTGAATCAAGACCATATGAAGAAAGTATGAGAAAGATTTTAGGGAATATTGCTTCAGGAGTTAAAAATGAAGGACATCCTCTTTTTGATGGAAGAAAAGAAGTAAAAAGTATAGCTATAATAGTTATAACATCTGATAGAGGACTTTGTGGAAGTTTTAATAGTTCTACTCTTAAAGAACTAGAAAAATTAGTTGAAAGAAATAAAAATAAAAACATTAGTATTATTCCATTTGGAAAAAAGGCTATTGATTTTATTATAAAAAGAAACTATGATTTTTCAGAATCATTTTCAAAAATTTCTCCTGATGAAATGAACAAGATTGCTGGTGAAATTTCTGAAGAAGTGGTTGAAAAATATAATAATCATATCTATGATGAAGTTTATGTAATATATAACAAGTTTATATCAGCTTTAAGATATGATTTAACTTGTGAAAGAATAATTCCAATAGCAAGACCAGAAGTTGAATTAAATAGTGAATATATATTTGAACCAAGTACTGAATATATATTGTCAGCACTTTTACCAAGATTTATAAACTTACAAATATATCAAGCTATTTTAAATAATACTGCCAGTGAGCACTCAGCCAGAAAAAACTCAATGAGTAGTGCTACTGACAATGCTGATGAAATGATAAAAACTTTGAATATTAAATATAATAGAAATAGACAATCTGCTATTACCCAAGAAATAACTGAAATAGTAGGAGGAGCATCTGCTTTATAA
- the atpD gene encoding F0F1 ATP synthase subunit beta — MNKGTITQIISAVVDVAFKDELPAIYNALKVKLEDKELVLEVEQHLGNNVVRTVAMDSTDGLKRGMEVIDTGKPITVPVGKAVLGRILNVLGEPVDNQGPINAETFLPIHREAPEFDDLETETEIFETGIKVIDLLAPYIKGGKIGLFGGAGVGKTVLIMELINNIAKGHGGISVFAGVGERTREGRDLYGEMTESGVITKTALVYGQMNEPPGARLRVALTGLTVAENFRDKDGQDVLLFIDNIFRFTQAGSEVSALLGRIPSAVGYQPNLATEMGALQERITSTKSGSITSVQAVYVPADDLTDPAPATTFSHLDATTVLSRNIASLGIYPAVDPLDSTSKALSEEVVGKEHYEVARKVQEVLQRYKELQDIIAILGMDELSDEDKLTVSRARKIERFFSQPFSVAEQFTGMEGKYVPVKETIRGFREILEGKHDDIPEQAFLYVGAIEEAVAKSKDLAK, encoded by the coding sequence GTGAACAAAGGAACTATAACACAAATTATAAGTGCCGTTGTAGACGTTGCTTTTAAAGATGAGTTGCCTGCAATATATAATGCTTTAAAAGTAAAATTAGAAGATAAAGAACTTGTTCTAGAAGTTGAACAACACCTTGGTAACAATGTTGTAAGAACTGTTGCTATGGATTCAACTGATGGATTAAAAAGAGGAATGGAAGTTATAGACACAGGTAAACCAATTACAGTACCAGTTGGTAAAGCTGTTCTTGGTAGAATATTAAATGTTTTAGGAGAACCTGTTGATAATCAAGGTCCTATAAATGCTGAAACATTTTTACCTATTCATAGAGAAGCACCAGAGTTTGATGACTTAGAAACTGAAACTGAAATATTTGAAACAGGAATAAAAGTTATAGACTTATTAGCACCATATATTAAGGGTGGAAAAATAGGATTATTTGGTGGAGCAGGAGTAGGAAAAACAGTTTTAATAATGGAACTTATTAACAATATTGCAAAAGGACATGGAGGTATTTCAGTTTTTGCAGGAGTTGGAGAAAGAACAAGAGAAGGTAGAGACTTATATGGTGAAATGACTGAATCAGGAGTTATCACAAAAACAGCTCTTGTTTATGGACAAATGAATGAGCCACCTGGAGCAAGACTTAGAGTAGCATTAACAGGACTTACTGTTGCAGAAAACTTTAGAGATAAAGATGGACAAGACGTTCTTCTATTTATAGACAATATATTTAGATTTACACAAGCAGGTTCAGAAGTTTCAGCTTTACTTGGAAGAATTCCATCAGCTGTTGGATATCAACCAAACTTAGCAACCGAAATGGGTGCTTTACAAGAAAGAATAACATCTACAAAATCTGGTTCAATTACATCAGTACAAGCTGTATATGTACCAGCAGATGACTTGACTGACCCAGCACCAGCTACAACTTTCTCTCACTTGGATGCAACAACAGTTCTTTCAAGAAATATTGCATCATTAGGAATATACCCTGCTGTTGACCCATTAGATTCAACATCTAAGGCTCTATCAGAAGAAGTAGTTGGAAAAGAACATTATGAAGTAGCTAGAAAAGTACAAGAAGTTTTACAAAGATATAAAGAACTTCAAGATATAATAGCTATCTTAGGTATGGATGAGTTATCTGATGAAGATAAACTTACTGTATCAAGAGCCAGAAAAATTGAAAGATTTTTCTCTCAACCATTCTCTGTTGCAGAACAATTTACTGGAATGGAAGGTAAATATGTTCCTGTAAAAGAAACAATAAGAGGATTTAGAGAAATTTTAGAAGGAAAACATGATGATATTCCTGAACAAGCATTCCTATATGTTGGTGCAATAGAAGAAGCAGTTGCTAAATCAAAAGATTTGGCAAAATAA